Proteins co-encoded in one Kribbella solani genomic window:
- a CDS encoding glycosyltransferase family 4 protein: MRVAMLHNRYRTGQPSGENTVVAQTVDLLRNAGHQVDLYARNSDDIAELGRKDRALLPFRSVWSFSAERDLTQLLQEQRPDVVHVHNTFPLFSASVLRAASKLGLPVVATLHNFRLICANAVLQRDGRPCESCVGRLPLPAIKHGCYRESRVQTLPLATSIGVHNTLHTWRRYVDTFVVPSAFVRDRYVAAGFDPERFVVKPHAVPHPVPNPGQNESPVRDGAGESVVFLGRLSEDKGFADLLQAWDAELGTLVVVGDGPLRGAAEERAGRDPSIRVLGQLPWADGMDVLRSARAVVVPARSYESFGLVVVEAFAYGIPVVASRLGALEELVDDGETGVLTAPGDPEALRKAIGLVADPGTSVAFGERARQAYLDRFTPERDLAATERIYTDAIARHADRGRRRTER, translated from the coding sequence ATGCGGGTCGCAATGCTGCACAACCGTTACCGGACCGGTCAACCCAGTGGCGAGAACACCGTTGTCGCGCAAACAGTTGATTTGTTGCGGAACGCGGGCCACCAGGTCGATCTGTACGCCCGGAACAGCGACGATATCGCCGAACTCGGCCGAAAAGATCGCGCGCTGTTACCGTTTCGCTCCGTATGGTCATTTTCGGCCGAACGCGATTTAACACAGCTATTGCAGGAGCAACGCCCCGACGTCGTCCACGTACACAACACGTTCCCGCTGTTCAGCGCCTCGGTGCTGCGCGCGGCGAGCAAACTCGGCCTGCCCGTCGTCGCGACCCTGCACAACTTCCGGCTGATCTGCGCGAACGCGGTCCTGCAGCGGGACGGCCGGCCGTGTGAGTCCTGCGTCGGCCGGCTGCCGCTGCCCGCGATCAAGCACGGTTGCTACCGCGAGTCCCGGGTGCAGACGTTGCCGCTGGCGACGAGCATCGGCGTACACAACACCTTGCACACCTGGCGGCGCTACGTCGACACGTTCGTCGTACCGTCAGCATTTGTCCGGGATCGGTACGTCGCGGCCGGGTTCGATCCGGAGCGGTTCGTGGTCAAACCACATGCCGTACCGCACCCCGTACCGAACCCTGGACAGAACGAGAGCCCGGTCCGTGACGGTGCCGGGGAGAGCGTCGTGTTCCTCGGGCGGTTGAGCGAGGACAAGGGATTCGCGGATCTGTTGCAGGCGTGGGACGCCGAGCTCGGCACGCTGGTCGTCGTCGGCGACGGACCGCTGCGCGGCGCGGCCGAGGAACGGGCCGGTCGCGACCCGTCGATCCGGGTGCTCGGGCAACTACCGTGGGCGGACGGGATGGATGTCCTCCGGTCCGCGCGCGCCGTCGTCGTCCCGGCGCGTTCGTATGAGAGCTTCGGACTCGTGGTGGTGGAGGCCTTCGCGTACGGCATCCCGGTGGTCGCGTCCCGGCTCGGCGCGCTCGAGGAACTGGTCGACGACGGCGAAACCGGTGTACTTACCGCGCCCGGCGACCCCGAGGCGCTGCGAAAGGCGATCGGGTTGGTGGCTGATCCCGGGACTTCGGTAGCCTTCGGCGAACGAGCCCGACAGGCGTACCTGGACCGCTTCACACCGGAGCGTGACCTCGCCGCCACGGAGAGGATCTACACCGATGCGATCGCCCGGCACGCCGACCGCGGCCGGCGCCGTACGGAACGCTGA
- a CDS encoding LacI family DNA-binding transcriptional regulator, with amino-acid sequence MSVPVTIRDVARLAGVSPSTVSRAISLPEMVNATTRARVAAAVEQLGYEPNRAARGLITGRTGTIGLVVPDLANPFFASLTKAIQARARRHDVAVFVADTDEDPGAEAGLVRALSKQVDGIVLCSPRASDDDLAAFAADTTVVLVNRAAAGIPGVTYDNEDGMRQAVAHLVALGHRRIAWVGGPASSWSTQHRGLGLRNATEELHAVLVPVGNFAPTYEGGMAAADQVIATGATAVVAYNDLVAIGLLARLHSRGISVPGELSVVGVDDIAMSGMAHPALTTIRLPKQEAGWIAVELLLALLDNPDSQQGASGTRSELHGELIVRASTGPVPVPDRQP; translated from the coding sequence ATGAGTGTGCCGGTGACGATTCGGGATGTGGCGCGGTTGGCCGGGGTTTCGCCGTCCACGGTCTCGCGGGCGATCTCGCTGCCGGAGATGGTCAACGCCACCACCCGTGCCCGAGTAGCGGCAGCCGTCGAACAGTTGGGGTACGAACCGAACCGCGCCGCCCGTGGATTGATCACCGGCCGCACCGGCACGATCGGCCTGGTCGTACCGGACCTGGCCAACCCGTTCTTCGCGAGCCTCACGAAGGCGATCCAGGCACGAGCACGCCGGCATGACGTGGCGGTGTTCGTCGCGGACACCGACGAGGACCCGGGAGCCGAAGCGGGTCTGGTACGCGCCCTGTCGAAGCAGGTCGACGGCATCGTGCTCTGCTCGCCGCGCGCGAGTGACGACGACCTGGCCGCGTTCGCGGCGGACACCACGGTCGTACTGGTCAACCGGGCCGCGGCAGGCATCCCTGGCGTCACTTACGACAACGAGGACGGCATGCGCCAGGCCGTCGCCCATCTGGTTGCTCTCGGCCACCGTCGGATCGCCTGGGTCGGTGGTCCGGCTAGCTCGTGGTCCACCCAGCACCGCGGCCTGGGCCTGCGCAACGCTACCGAGGAGCTGCACGCCGTACTGGTGCCGGTCGGCAACTTCGCGCCGACCTACGAGGGTGGGATGGCGGCCGCGGATCAGGTAATCGCGACCGGAGCCACGGCGGTGGTCGCGTACAACGACCTGGTCGCTATCGGCCTACTGGCCCGCCTGCACAGTCGTGGCATCTCCGTACCGGGCGAGCTGAGCGTGGTCGGTGTCGACGACATCGCCATGTCCGGCATGGCCCACCCGGCCCTGACCACGATCCGCCTCCCCAAGCAGGAAGCCGGCTGGATCGCGGTGGAACTACTACTGGCGCTCCTGGACAACCCAGACAGCCAGCAGGGTGCATCCGGTACGCGGAGTGAACTGCACGGCGAGCTGATCGTCCGAGCCTCAACCGGGCCAGTGCCCGTGCCGGACCGACAGCCATGA
- a CDS encoding right-handed parallel beta-helix repeat-containing protein has product MKTGFLAVVAVGTSLVAVGPLPATGSPAPDDLLSALLFGDTDATTPPSDGSFRTGPALAPACDGVTIKPSDDAARVITDSPPGTTFCFASGLHRIGETLRPKADQVLASDEGAVLTGSVRLKRWAANGGAWVTTGALPPAYAQTGQCEDNKANICYLAEQVFRDGRHLTRVASRDKVARGTFYADYAANAIYLGDDPAGHDIEMSSTPTAIEPGGNNVTVRGLTVEHFATPPQGGAVVLGLGWRVYANDIRWNHAVGAMLVNADNAVLEKNRIHHNGQLGVGQYSTLKGTIAANEVSDNNTDGFWIADWESGGIKTTWSSGGWVVGNLIADNLGVGLWSDAYDDRRTFSNNQIVDNAADGIRYEIGRNGVIADNTVSGNGFGTGRGSGTSLWDGGGINVNTSSNVQVRDNVVANNVNGISIQSRTRGSGPWGTNLLRNIVVSGNQVTMRGGTTATGMVQNSGAAIPDGTVTLNENVYILDSLTTDRFQQTGRWFTAKQWQTTGQDKTSTFTTGRAILNTTGILTILPTPN; this is encoded by the coding sequence ATGAAGACAGGATTTCTGGCAGTCGTTGCAGTCGGCACCAGCCTGGTTGCCGTCGGCCCGTTACCCGCGACCGGTTCGCCGGCGCCCGATGATCTGCTCTCTGCCCTGCTGTTCGGCGACACCGACGCCACCACGCCACCGTCCGACGGTTCGTTCCGTACCGGACCGGCACTGGCGCCGGCGTGCGACGGGGTCACGATCAAACCGTCCGATGACGCCGCGCGAGTGATCACCGACTCGCCGCCCGGCACCACGTTCTGCTTCGCGTCCGGGCTGCACCGGATCGGCGAAACACTCCGGCCGAAAGCCGATCAGGTACTCGCCAGCGACGAGGGCGCGGTGCTGACCGGATCGGTCCGGCTGAAGCGCTGGGCCGCGAACGGCGGCGCCTGGGTGACGACCGGCGCCCTCCCGCCCGCGTACGCGCAGACCGGGCAATGCGAGGACAACAAGGCAAACATTTGTTACCTGGCCGAGCAGGTGTTCCGCGACGGCCGGCATCTGACCCGGGTCGCCAGCCGCGACAAGGTTGCCCGTGGCACCTTTTACGCGGACTACGCGGCGAACGCGATCTATCTCGGCGACGACCCGGCCGGGCACGACATCGAGATGTCGAGTACGCCGACCGCGATCGAGCCCGGCGGGAACAACGTGACCGTACGCGGCCTGACTGTTGAGCACTTCGCCACTCCCCCGCAGGGCGGGGCGGTCGTGCTCGGGCTCGGTTGGCGGGTGTACGCGAACGACATCCGCTGGAACCACGCGGTCGGCGCGATGCTGGTGAACGCGGACAACGCGGTACTGGAGAAGAACCGCATCCATCACAACGGGCAGCTCGGCGTCGGGCAGTACAGCACGTTGAAGGGAACGATCGCCGCCAACGAGGTCAGCGACAACAACACCGACGGGTTCTGGATCGCCGACTGGGAGTCCGGCGGGATCAAGACCACCTGGTCGAGCGGTGGCTGGGTTGTCGGCAATCTGATTGCGGACAACCTCGGCGTCGGGTTGTGGAGCGACGCGTACGACGATCGCCGGACGTTCAGCAACAATCAGATTGTTGACAATGCCGCGGACGGGATCCGGTACGAGATCGGCCGGAACGGGGTGATTGCCGACAATACGGTCAGCGGCAACGGGTTCGGGACCGGGCGCGGGTCTGGTACGTCACTGTGGGACGGCGGCGGGATCAACGTGAACACGTCGTCGAACGTGCAGGTCCGGGACAACGTCGTCGCGAACAACGTGAACGGGATCTCGATCCAGTCCCGGACCCGTGGCTCCGGGCCGTGGGGCACCAATCTGCTCCGGAACATCGTTGTCTCCGGCAACCAGGTGACGATGCGCGGCGGAACCACCGCGACCGGCATGGTGCAGAACTCCGGCGCGGCGATCCCCGACGGCACGGTCACGCTGAACGAGAACGTCTACATCCTGGACAGTCTGACCACGGACCGCTTCCAGCAAACCGGCCGGTGGTTCACCGCCAAGCAATGGCAAACCACCGGCCAGGACAAAACCAGCACCTTCACCACCGGCCGAGCCATCCTGAACACAACCGGAATCCTCACCATCCTCCCCACCCCCAACTAA
- a CDS encoding adenylyltransferase/cytidyltransferase family protein — translation MAVIGYAPGVYDMFHIGHLNILRRAREHCDHLIAGVVEDEVVARIKGRPPVVPLDERMDVIRALDLVDEVVRDWSSDKFEMWKQVRYDVLFKGDDWKGTEKGIRLERLLGEVGAQVHYFPYTASTSSTDLRRLLEGMS, via the coding sequence ATGGCCGTGATCGGGTACGCCCCGGGGGTGTACGACATGTTCCACATCGGCCACCTGAACATCCTGCGCCGGGCCCGCGAGCACTGCGATCACCTGATCGCGGGCGTGGTCGAGGACGAGGTGGTGGCCCGGATCAAGGGCCGCCCGCCGGTCGTACCGCTCGACGAACGGATGGACGTCATTCGAGCGCTCGACCTGGTCGACGAGGTGGTCCGGGACTGGTCGAGCGACAAGTTCGAGATGTGGAAACAGGTGCGGTACGACGTTCTCTTCAAAGGCGACGACTGGAAGGGAACGGAGAAGGGGATCAGACTGGAGAGGCTGCTGGGTGAGGTCGGCGCACAGGTGCACTACTTCCCGTACACCGCCTCCACCTCGAGCACCGATCTGCGCAGGCTTCTGGAGGGGATGAGCTGA
- a CDS encoding right-handed parallel beta-helix repeat-containing protein, which translates to MRKSWTAALVVAGLAVVAVAVPVIANENKANTTAKAPDAEEAATRTLPSHRATAGKGQPKVTASPGQPSKPGRGAHPSTHPSAKPTAGKPSARPSGKPVKPVEPKVPVKPAVSSDQAGPAVAGPCSGVVIKPGQNAQSIVNSKPAGTTFCFAAGTHRISSTIRPKANQVLASSQRAVLTGSVRLTGWVASGSRWVTRGALPAAYGKSGECEDNKANICYLREQLFVDGVHLTRVASLAAVKAGTFYADYAADAIYLGSNPAGRDVEMSRTATAIESGAKGVVVRGLTIEHFASAPQAGALVSGPGWKVTANDVRWNHAVGVMLVDADSTKVDRNLIHHNGQLGLGQYSSAAAAVTRNVISSNNTDGFWIADWESGGIKSTRSSGTVSGNVIKANKGIGMWADVADDGRSIIGNQIVGNSADGIRYEISRNGVIVDNTVTGNGFGTGRGSGTSLWDGGGINVNTSTGVTIKGNRVAGNVNGITIQSRTRGSGPWGTYLLRDVQVSGNTVEMTGGSQATGMVQNSGATVPAGEVVFTGNKYVLDDLATQRFSRFGARLTPAGWRKAGLDQVSTFAAN; encoded by the coding sequence TTGAGGAAGTCGTGGACCGCCGCGCTCGTTGTCGCGGGGCTGGCCGTTGTCGCGGTCGCCGTACCGGTGATCGCCAACGAGAACAAGGCGAACACGACAGCGAAGGCTCCGGACGCGGAGGAGGCAGCCACTCGTACGCTGCCCTCGCACCGGGCCACGGCCGGCAAGGGGCAGCCCAAGGTCACTGCCAGTCCGGGGCAGCCGTCGAAGCCCGGGCGTGGTGCGCATCCCAGTACGCATCCCAGCGCGAAGCCGACGGCCGGGAAGCCGTCCGCGCGGCCGTCTGGCAAGCCGGTGAAACCTGTTGAGCCGAAGGTCCCGGTCAAGCCGGCGGTGAGTTCGGATCAGGCCGGTCCGGCGGTTGCCGGTCCGTGCAGCGGCGTGGTGATCAAGCCCGGTCAGAACGCGCAGTCGATCGTCAACTCGAAGCCGGCCGGTACGACGTTCTGTTTCGCTGCCGGTACGCATCGGATCAGCAGCACGATCCGGCCGAAGGCCAACCAGGTGCTTGCCAGCTCGCAGCGCGCGGTGCTGACCGGATCGGTCCGGTTGACCGGTTGGGTCGCGTCCGGGTCGCGGTGGGTTACGCGTGGCGCGTTGCCGGCCGCGTACGGCAAGAGTGGCGAGTGTGAGGACAACAAGGCGAACATTTGCTATCTGCGGGAGCAGTTGTTTGTGGATGGCGTACATCTGACCCGGGTTGCGTCACTCGCCGCCGTGAAGGCGGGGACGTTCTACGCGGACTACGCGGCTGACGCGATCTATCTCGGCAGCAACCCGGCCGGGCGGGACGTGGAGATGTCGCGGACGGCGACCGCGATCGAGTCCGGCGCCAAGGGCGTGGTCGTTCGCGGGCTGACCATCGAGCACTTCGCCAGCGCGCCGCAGGCCGGGGCGCTGGTGTCCGGTCCGGGGTGGAAGGTGACCGCGAACGACGTCCGGTGGAACCACGCCGTCGGCGTGATGCTGGTGGACGCGGACAGCACGAAAGTGGATCGGAACCTGATCCATCACAACGGGCAGCTCGGCCTCGGTCAGTACTCCTCCGCCGCCGCGGCCGTGACCCGGAACGTGATCAGCTCCAACAACACCGACGGATTCTGGATCGCCGACTGGGAGTCCGGCGGGATCAAGTCCACCCGGTCGTCCGGCACGGTCAGCGGGAACGTGATCAAGGCGAACAAGGGCATCGGGATGTGGGCCGACGTCGCGGACGACGGCCGGTCGATCATCGGCAATCAGATTGTCGGCAATTCCGCGGACGGCATCCGGTACGAGATCAGCCGGAACGGTGTGATTGTCGACAATACGGTCACCGGCAACGGGTTCGGGACCGGACGCGGGTCTGGTACGTCGCTGTGGGACGGCGGCGGGATCAACGTGAACACCTCCACCGGCGTGACGATCAAGGGCAACCGGGTGGCCGGCAACGTCAACGGCATCACGATCCAGTCCCGGACGCGTGGCAGTGGGCCGTGGGGCACGTACCTGTTGCGCGATGTGCAGGTGAGCGGCAACACCGTCGAGATGACCGGCGGCAGTCAGGCCACCGGCATGGTGCAGAACTCCGGCGCCACCGTGCCCGCCGGCGAGGTCGTGTTCACCGGCAACAAGTACGTACTCGACGACCTGGCCACCCAACGCTTCTCCCGCTTCGGCGCCCGCCTGACCCCCGCCGGCTGGCGCAAAGCCGGCCTCGACCAAGTCAGCACCTTCGCCGCCAACTAA
- a CDS encoding CDP-alcohol phosphatidyltransferase family protein — protein sequence MSSLRATVAQLSQAQKPSAGTPAYSRFVNRRIGRVFAAAAFHAGRTPNQVSLASGFCSLAGIVLVATVRPSFGLALGVTALLVLGYGLDSADGQLARLRGGGSPLGEWLDHMIDAVKIVLLHSAVLISFYRFDAFDNDSLLLVPLAYVCMSSVLFFGLILIDQLRRRHGDAGKPNVRGDSVLKSLLIAPTDYGVLCLVFLAFGNPSVFVALYGALLALNLLFLIAAIAKWYREMALLGARA from the coding sequence ATGAGTTCACTCCGCGCCACGGTCGCGCAGCTGTCGCAGGCGCAGAAGCCGTCGGCCGGTACCCCCGCCTACTCCCGGTTCGTGAATCGCCGGATCGGCCGGGTGTTCGCCGCGGCGGCGTTCCACGCGGGCCGGACACCGAACCAGGTGAGCTTGGCGAGTGGGTTCTGCTCGCTGGCCGGCATCGTGCTGGTCGCGACCGTCCGGCCGTCGTTCGGACTGGCGCTCGGCGTCACGGCCTTGCTGGTGCTCGGCTACGGCCTGGACTCCGCGGACGGGCAGCTGGCCCGGCTGCGCGGTGGCGGTTCGCCGCTCGGTGAGTGGCTCGATCACATGATCGACGCGGTGAAGATCGTGCTGCTGCACAGCGCCGTGCTGATCTCGTTCTACCGGTTCGATGCCTTCGACAACGATTCGCTGCTGCTCGTACCGTTGGCGTACGTCTGTATGTCATCCGTGCTGTTCTTCGGCCTGATCCTGATCGACCAGCTGCGCCGGCGCCACGGTGACGCCGGAAAGCCCAACGTACGTGGCGATTCGGTGCTCAAATCGTTGCTCATCGCACCGACCGACTACGGCGTACTGTGCCTGGTCTTCCTTGCCTTCGGCAACCCGTCGGTGTTCGTCGCGCTGTACGGCGCGCTGCTCGCCCTGAACCTGCTCTTCCTGATCGCCGCGATCGCCAAGTGGTACCGCGAGATGGCACTGCTCGGGGCGCGGGCCTGA
- a CDS encoding mannitol dehydrogenase family protein: protein MSRLSFTNLPVAPEVDPHALSVGMVHLGIGAFHRAHQAVVTERAAVATGDTRWGITGVSQRSATVRDQLAPQDGLYSVLERGLGEPSIQVIGSIRDVLTAPDDPEAVVARIADPAVSVMTLTVTEKGYRAAGTGLDLNDPEIQADLAGRPPRTVVGQLAAAIARRPEPLTIVSCDNLVANGPFLRKLVGEYFEALGKVPEVFEATRFPASMVDRIVPATTEADRAEAARLLGVRDEAVVVAEPFLQWVIEDDFAGDRPAWERGGAVLTRDVAPWEQAKLRMLNASHSMLAYLGALRGYETIAEAVRDEELARLAQQLMTDDVVPTLSPPAGLDLAAYGETVLERFANPALKHRTRQVAMDGSVKLPVRMLGTVRDRLTAGAEPRTITLAVAAWMVYVHQTPNLDDPQAPRLKSAIANLPTTSPPPAALVDALLAVDSVFTPDLRDSTVFRDLLVDHVAALTTHP, encoded by the coding sequence TTGAGCCGGCTTAGCTTCACCAACCTGCCCGTCGCCCCCGAGGTCGATCCGCATGCGCTGTCGGTTGGCATGGTGCACCTGGGGATCGGCGCCTTCCACCGCGCGCACCAGGCTGTAGTCACCGAACGCGCAGCAGTAGCAACCGGCGACACCCGCTGGGGTATCACCGGCGTCAGCCAGCGCTCCGCCACAGTACGCGACCAGCTCGCACCACAGGACGGCCTGTACTCCGTACTCGAGCGCGGACTCGGCGAACCGTCCATCCAGGTGATCGGCAGCATCCGTGACGTACTGACCGCACCTGACGACCCAGAAGCAGTCGTCGCCCGGATCGCGGACCCAGCGGTGTCGGTAATGACGCTGACCGTGACCGAGAAGGGCTACCGCGCGGCCGGCACCGGGCTCGACCTGAACGACCCGGAGATCCAGGCCGACCTGGCCGGCCGCCCGCCGCGTACGGTGGTCGGCCAGCTCGCCGCCGCGATCGCCCGGCGGCCCGAACCGTTGACAATCGTCTCCTGCGACAACTTGGTTGCCAACGGCCCGTTCCTGCGCAAGCTGGTGGGCGAGTACTTCGAGGCGCTTGGCAAAGTGCCGGAGGTGTTCGAGGCGACGCGCTTCCCGGCCAGCATGGTCGACCGGATCGTTCCAGCCACGACCGAGGCGGACCGCGCGGAGGCGGCGCGGCTGCTCGGCGTACGCGACGAGGCCGTCGTGGTCGCGGAACCCTTCCTGCAATGGGTGATCGAGGACGACTTCGCCGGCGACCGCCCCGCGTGGGAACGTGGCGGCGCGGTGCTGACCCGGGACGTGGCGCCGTGGGAGCAGGCGAAACTGCGGATGCTGAACGCCAGCCACTCGATGCTCGCCTACCTCGGCGCCCTGCGCGGGTACGAAACCATCGCCGAGGCAGTCCGCGACGAGGAACTAGCCCGGTTGGCACAGCAGTTGATGACCGACGACGTCGTACCAACATTGTCGCCGCCCGCCGGCCTGGACCTGGCCGCGTACGGCGAGACCGTGCTGGAGCGCTTCGCAAACCCAGCCCTCAAACACCGCACCCGCCAGGTCGCCATGGACGGCTCGGTCAAACTCCCCGTCCGCATGCTAGGCACCGTCCGCGACCGCCTGACCGCCGGCGCCGAACCCCGAACCATCACCCTCGCCGTCGCCGCCTGGATGGTCTACGTCCACCAAACCCCCAACCTGGACGACCCCCAGGCTCCCCGCCTGAAATCCGCAATCGCCAACCTCCCCACCACCAGCCCACCACCCGCCGCGTTGGTCGACGCCCTGCTCGCGGTCGACTCGGTCTTCACCCCGGACCTCCGCGACTCGACAGTCTTCCGGGACCTCCTCGTCGACCACGTGGCCGCCCTCACCACGCATCCATGA
- the uxaC gene encoding glucuronate isomerase, whose protein sequence is MPKALQPHPDRALPAGPARDVARRIHDSTKDLPLLCLHGHVDIGLFAADAPFGDPAELLVVPDHYVTRMLISQGVGPDKLGLPRVDGGQTAGPREIWREFCANWQLFLGTPSRYWLEHEFAEVLGLTVHPSAETADELYDQIMARIAEPDFRPRALLDRFNIELISTTDAATDDLAQHAELAADLPGRVVPTFRPDAVAHVNRADWPTLVAQLGALADVDTSTYDGFLAALRQRRQAFVAAGARATDHGHLSAAATPLSDAEASRIYSGALKGDVTTDDAAAFAGHMLYQSAVMSAEDGLVMQLHPGVLRDHHSEIFAKYGPDKGHDIPVAAEFTRSLRPLLERFGHADGFRLVLFTVDETVYSRELAPLAGVYPAVRLGAPWWFLDSPDGMRRFRELVTETAGFYNMSGFVDDTRAYLSIPARHDLARRIDAGYLANLVVQHRLDEDDALQVAKALAYDLARDTYLS, encoded by the coding sequence ATGCCGAAGGCTCTGCAGCCTCATCCGGATCGCGCGCTGCCGGCCGGCCCGGCGCGGGACGTTGCTCGCCGCATCCACGACTCGACGAAGGACCTGCCGCTGCTGTGCCTGCACGGACACGTCGACATCGGGCTGTTCGCGGCCGACGCGCCGTTCGGCGACCCGGCTGAGCTGCTGGTGGTTCCGGACCACTACGTGACCCGGATGCTGATCTCCCAGGGCGTCGGCCCGGACAAGCTCGGTCTGCCCCGGGTCGACGGTGGGCAGACCGCCGGACCGCGGGAGATCTGGCGCGAGTTCTGCGCGAACTGGCAGCTCTTCCTCGGCACCCCCAGCCGGTACTGGCTGGAGCACGAGTTCGCCGAGGTCCTTGGCCTCACGGTGCACCCGTCCGCTGAGACCGCCGATGAGCTGTACGACCAGATCATGGCCCGCATCGCCGAGCCGGACTTCCGCCCGCGCGCTCTGCTCGACCGGTTCAACATCGAGCTGATCTCCACCACCGACGCGGCCACCGACGACCTGGCGCAGCACGCTGAGCTCGCAGCCGACCTGCCTGGACGCGTAGTACCGACCTTCCGGCCGGATGCGGTAGCGCATGTCAACCGGGCAGACTGGCCGACCCTAGTCGCGCAACTGGGCGCTCTAGCCGACGTAGACACCTCCACGTACGACGGGTTCCTCGCAGCACTCCGGCAGCGCCGGCAGGCGTTCGTAGCGGCAGGGGCGCGCGCCACCGACCACGGTCACCTGAGCGCGGCCGCCACGCCGCTGTCCGACGCCGAGGCGTCGCGGATCTACAGCGGTGCGCTGAAGGGCGATGTCACCACTGACGACGCCGCAGCGTTCGCGGGACACATGCTGTACCAGTCCGCAGTCATGTCTGCAGAAGACGGTCTGGTCATGCAGCTGCACCCGGGTGTCCTCCGGGACCACCATTCAGAGATCTTCGCCAAGTACGGACCGGACAAGGGTCACGACATCCCAGTGGCAGCTGAGTTCACTCGGTCGCTCCGACCGTTGCTGGAGCGGTTCGGTCATGCGGATGGCTTCCGGCTGGTGCTGTTCACCGTGGACGAGACGGTGTACTCGCGTGAGCTCGCTCCACTCGCCGGTGTATACCCGGCGGTGCGGCTCGGTGCGCCCTGGTGGTTCCTGGACAGCCCGGACGGCATGCGCCGGTTCCGCGAGCTCGTCACCGAGACAGCCGGCTTCTACAACATGTCCGGCTTCGTCGACGACACCCGCGCGTACCTGTCGATCCCCGCGCGACATGACCTTGCGCGGCGCATCGACGCCGGGTACCTGGCCAATCTGGTCGTCCAGCACCGCCTGGACGAGGACGACGCGCTACAGGTCGCGAAAGCCCTCGCGTACGACCTGGCGCGGGACACCTACCTCAGCTGA
- a CDS encoding adenylyltransferase/cytidyltransferase family protein: MLGDANVVSVPRTGCVVGVFDLFHVGHIDVLERARRHCDRLVVAVLSDEWALDAWGARPFVPLPERARIVEHLRCVDEVISVDELIPASETIVTSETIAPSEMAALSEMAASEMVAVGDVRPPWLTGVQTVFAASAMDGVLSAAELDRIPPALLTILPAGRTSRSPILRAAIDQRQSRSSVA; encoded by the coding sequence GTGTTGGGGGATGCAAACGTGGTCAGCGTGCCGCGAACCGGATGTGTGGTGGGGGTTTTCGACCTGTTCCACGTCGGCCACATCGACGTGCTCGAACGGGCCCGCCGGCATTGCGACCGGCTGGTGGTGGCGGTGCTGTCGGACGAGTGGGCGCTGGACGCCTGGGGCGCGCGCCCGTTCGTACCGTTGCCCGAGCGGGCCCGGATCGTCGAGCACCTGCGCTGCGTGGACGAGGTGATTTCCGTCGACGAGCTGATCCCCGCGAGCGAGACGATCGTCACAAGCGAGACGATCGCCCCGAGCGAGATGGCTGCCCTGAGCGAGATGGCGGCGAGCGAGATGGTTGCCGTCGGCGACGTACGCCCGCCGTGGCTGACCGGTGTACAGACGGTGTTCGCGGCCAGCGCGATGGACGGTGTACTGAGCGCGGCCGAGCTCGACCGGATTCCGCCCGCGCTGCTCACGATCCTGCCGGCCGGCCGTACCTCCCGCAGCCCGATCCTCCGCGCCGCGATCGACCAGCGCCAATCCCGAAGCTCGGTCGCATGA